A window of Leptotrichia wadei contains these coding sequences:
- a CDS encoding alpha/beta hydrolase yields MLKKILGLIIIFTFSVIGLAETDVTQIASDYPYKESAIMATVLGTPVEQQYKFKNPKGPKVRRFTTTKKIPEILRQWKDYEYGVWTQKDKKAPLMILISGTGSVYNSGMSLYLANVFYDKGYNVIAFSSPTTMPYIVSQSKNIYAGYIKDETVQMYDLIQKAILKEKSNGMKIDKTYIGGYSLGGFQSLLIHEMDEKNNRKIGIEKSLLLNSPISILTATNKLDGYLVKNGVYDARSLEKYLDTIFSKLMYDKSIQIKDIEFSNLTTSLGKLGLGEKDFEMLTGLLFRFYSANMTFAGEVFSGNNAVGRLSNKKSYKRFDSVSNEFREGLSVSFDEYAKEILYPYLKKYKYPNLDFNKFISDFDLRSSQDFINRNNKNIIFITSTNDILLKEKDLDYIKNTFSNRVLIPFGGHTGVLWHKDVANLMVDKLEEK; encoded by the coding sequence ATGTTAAAAAAAATATTGGGTTTGATAATAATATTTACATTTTCAGTTATTGGACTTGCTGAAACGGATGTGACACAGATTGCAAGTGATTATCCATATAAGGAAAGTGCCATAATGGCAACTGTTCTTGGAACGCCTGTAGAGCAGCAGTATAAATTTAAAAATCCAAAGGGACCAAAAGTTAGAAGATTTACGACGACAAAAAAGATTCCTGAAATATTAAGACAATGGAAAGATTATGAATATGGCGTGTGGACTCAAAAAGACAAAAAAGCTCCTCTAATGATTTTAATTTCAGGAACAGGTTCAGTTTATAACAGCGGAATGTCGCTTTATTTAGCGAATGTATTTTACGATAAAGGATATAATGTAATTGCATTTAGTTCACCTACGACAATGCCTTACATTGTAAGTCAAAGTAAAAATATTTATGCAGGGTATATAAAAGATGAAACTGTACAAATGTATGATTTGATACAAAAAGCTATTTTAAAAGAAAAAAGTAATGGAATGAAAATTGATAAGACTTATATTGGAGGTTACAGTTTAGGTGGATTTCAGTCATTGTTGATTCATGAGATGGATGAAAAAAATAACAGAAAAATTGGAATTGAGAAATCTCTTTTATTAAATTCACCAATCAGCATTTTGACGGCAACGAATAAATTAGATGGATATTTGGTAAAAAATGGAGTTTATGATGCGAGAAGTTTGGAAAAATATTTAGATACAATATTTAGTAAGCTTATGTATGATAAATCGATACAAATAAAAGATATTGAGTTTTCAAATTTAACAACTTCGTTAGGAAAATTAGGACTTGGAGAAAAGGATTTTGAAATGCTTACAGGGTTATTATTTAGGTTTTATTCGGCAAATATGACTTTTGCAGGGGAAGTATTTAGTGGGAATAATGCTGTTGGAAGGCTTTCAAATAAAAAGTCATACAAGAGATTTGATTCTGTGTCTAATGAATTTAGAGAAGGACTATCAGTTTCATTTGATGAATATGCAAAGGAAATTTTATATCCATATTTGAAAAAATATAAATATCCTAATCTTGACTTTAATAAATTCATAAGTGACTTTGATTTGAGAAGCAGTCAGGATTTTATTAATAGAAATAATAAAAATATTATATTTATTACTTCAACAAATGATATTTTACTTAAAGAGAAAGATTTGGATTATATAAAAAATACATTTTCAAATAGAGTGTTAATACCATTTGGAGGTCATACAGGAGTTCTTTGGCATAAGGATGTGGCAAATTTAATGGTAGATAAATTGGAGGAAAAATAG
- the smc gene encoding chromosome segregation protein SMC: MYLKALELTGFKSFANKTIVEFDDGITSIVGPNGSGKSNILDAILWVLGEQSYRNIRAKESSDIIFSGGKNKKPKSMAEVSLIIDNEDRYLDVDFSEVKITRRIFKTGENEYLINNRKSRLKDIHNLFMDTGIGKQAYSIIGQGRVERIIGSSPKELKEIIEEAAGVKRAKIEKDESEKKLQDLKNEIEKIDYVEKDLKQRVDYLKGEQEKAKLFKEYSKKINIQRFMVLEYDVNEKTSLKYEYEEKSQEVKEELEKNEKSFSGKQAELEKTNEIRVKLQENLESQKNRRNKNFENLEILKEKYSKLMNQNSNLETEANEKAKRKGILEKDIEEKEKILNDSRNELELITKDLTEKEQEKTELEVKVKDVKKKRNEIALELKERIQKNSDFEVDKIKVAGENEDLEKRVFGAKNENKRQIAEKMDLEAEFDKISQEKKAYEVEKSEKEKQKLEREQKIQKLNEKTDELRKEYSKINRGKNEISYKLENYKVRQKAIANAIEKNETFNQSVKHILNEKIDGVIGAFVNLIDVPSGFEEAVQTLSGGMFRDIVVKDSEIGKKCIEILKRKKLGRASFLPIENIRVSKMNETLPIIDKTLHQGDFQNKMSKEEIQNIILNTNGENGIIDFARNIVKVDAKFVDKNIKKVIQFVYGNSVVVENLEVGTELLKKGFNDRIVTLEGDIIASRGRMTGGHSFKGKDEILERKKELKRLEAEIETNRENLDKFKKKLSEVVLEAEKVEKEKEEKEKLFENFKNNYQSFNNNYDDFSVKFSRKQREINTLNYEISESGKFILEKETKIKENLKLIQNIEKCIKENNLKMKNLNEELKKLENIDEFVQKLNVADKEYEVLKVKTDNNKNRFREIEIDYKKLLSEKAELIEFEKKKELFGSELIDKISNMKSEIKANEKSKVNILKEIQETEAKIQEVEGSERKLIAEIKEIEMNILKSKNEYEKIIEKITRNESELEFKTSEFKELENDEIFNDEEYFEIISEEELAATKRKLSLNERNRINIGPVNMASIEEYEHENERYQNIVAQKRDLFESRESLLGFIREIEEEVTSKFFMAYEQINKNFQYMCETILNGAKGIIKMTDPENVLTTGLELSVKYKNKPEQTLLLLSGGEKSMLAVSFIMAIFMFRPSPFTFFDEIEAALDEKNTKKIIELLHQFINKSQFILITHNKETMKGSHRLYGVTMNKEIGETKIVSVDV, from the coding sequence ATGTACTTAAAAGCATTGGAACTAACTGGATTTAAATCGTTTGCAAATAAAACTATTGTGGAGTTTGATGATGGGATTACTTCGATTGTTGGGCCTAACGGGAGTGGGAAGAGTAATATTCTGGATGCGATTTTGTGGGTTTTAGGAGAGCAAAGTTATAGGAATATACGAGCTAAGGAGAGTTCAGATATTATTTTTTCTGGCGGGAAGAACAAGAAGCCAAAGTCTATGGCGGAAGTCAGTCTTATTATTGATAACGAGGATAGATATTTGGATGTGGATTTTTCAGAGGTTAAGATTACCCGAAGGATTTTCAAGACAGGGGAAAATGAATATTTGATAAATAACAGGAAATCCAGGCTTAAAGATATTCATAATCTTTTTATGGATACTGGGATTGGAAAACAGGCTTATTCAATAATTGGGCAAGGGCGAGTGGAGAGAATTATAGGTTCTTCACCAAAGGAATTGAAAGAAATTATTGAAGAGGCAGCTGGAGTTAAGAGGGCTAAGATTGAAAAGGATGAGTCTGAGAAAAAGCTACAGGATTTGAAAAATGAAATTGAAAAAATTGATTATGTGGAAAAGGACTTGAAACAACGGGTTGATTATTTAAAAGGTGAGCAGGAAAAGGCAAAACTTTTTAAAGAATACAGCAAGAAGATTAATATTCAGAGATTTATGGTTCTAGAGTATGATGTTAATGAGAAAACTTCGTTGAAATATGAATATGAGGAGAAAAGTCAGGAGGTAAAGGAAGAACTGGAAAAAAATGAAAAAAGTTTTTCTGGAAAGCAGGCTGAACTTGAAAAGACTAATGAAATTAGGGTAAAATTACAAGAAAATCTGGAAAGCCAAAAAAATCGAAGAAATAAAAATTTTGAAAATCTGGAAATATTGAAGGAAAAGTATTCAAAACTCATGAATCAAAATTCTAACTTAGAAACCGAAGCTAATGAAAAGGCTAAAAGGAAAGGAATTTTAGAAAAGGATATTGAGGAAAAGGAGAAAATTTTAAATGATTCCAGAAATGAGCTTGAGCTTATAACAAAGGATTTAACTGAAAAGGAACAAGAAAAGACTGAATTGGAAGTTAAAGTTAAGGATGTAAAAAAGAAGAGAAATGAAATTGCACTTGAATTGAAGGAACGGATACAAAAAAATTCTGATTTTGAAGTGGATAAGATAAAAGTTGCTGGAGAAAATGAGGATTTGGAAAAAAGAGTTTTTGGGGCTAAAAATGAGAATAAAAGACAAATTGCCGAAAAGATGGACTTGGAAGCTGAATTTGATAAGATAAGTCAGGAAAAGAAGGCTTATGAAGTGGAGAAATCAGAAAAGGAAAAGCAAAAACTTGAAAGGGAACAAAAAATTCAGAAGCTTAATGAAAAGACTGATGAATTGAGAAAAGAATATTCAAAAATTAATAGGGGAAAAAATGAAATCAGTTATAAATTGGAAAATTATAAAGTTAGGCAAAAGGCTATTGCTAATGCAATTGAAAAAAATGAGACATTTAATCAAAGTGTAAAGCATATTTTAAATGAAAAAATTGATGGAGTAATTGGGGCATTTGTTAATTTGATTGATGTTCCATCGGGATTTGAGGAAGCGGTACAGACTTTGTCTGGAGGAATGTTTCGAGATATTGTTGTTAAAGATAGTGAAATTGGGAAGAAATGTATTGAAATTTTGAAAAGAAAAAAACTTGGAAGAGCTTCGTTTCTGCCAATTGAAAATATTCGAGTTTCAAAAATGAATGAAACTTTACCTATTATTGATAAAACTTTACACCAAGGTGATTTTCAAAATAAAATGTCAAAAGAGGAAATTCAGAATATTATTTTAAATACAAATGGAGAAAATGGAATTATTGATTTTGCAAGAAATATTGTAAAAGTTGATGCTAAATTTGTAGATAAAAACATAAAAAAAGTTATTCAATTTGTTTATGGAAATTCTGTTGTTGTGGAAAATCTGGAAGTTGGAACAGAGCTTTTAAAAAAGGGATTCAATGATAGAATTGTTACGCTTGAGGGAGATATTATTGCTTCTCGGGGGAGAATGACTGGTGGGCATTCGTTTAAGGGAAAAGATGAGATTTTAGAAAGAAAAAAGGAATTGAAGCGTCTGGAAGCTGAGATTGAGACAAATAGGGAAAATTTGGATAAATTTAAGAAAAAGTTATCGGAAGTTGTTTTAGAAGCTGAAAAAGTTGAAAAAGAAAAGGAAGAGAAAGAGAAATTATTTGAGAACTTTAAAAATAATTATCAGTCATTTAATAATAATTATGATGATTTTAGTGTTAAATTTAGTCGAAAACAGCGGGAAATTAATACTTTGAATTATGAAATTTCTGAAAGTGGGAAATTTATTTTAGAGAAAGAAACTAAAATAAAGGAAAATCTGAAATTAATTCAAAATATCGAAAAATGTATTAAAGAGAATAATCTGAAAATGAAAAATTTGAATGAAGAATTGAAAAAACTTGAGAATATTGATGAATTTGTTCAAAAATTAAATGTGGCGGATAAGGAATATGAAGTTTTAAAAGTCAAAACAGATAATAATAAAAATCGTTTTAGAGAAATTGAGATTGATTATAAAAAACTTTTAAGTGAAAAGGCTGAATTAATTGAATTTGAGAAAAAGAAGGAATTGTTTGGAAGTGAACTAATAGATAAAATTTCAAATATGAAGTCTGAAATTAAGGCAAATGAAAAAAGCAAAGTAAATATTTTAAAAGAAATTCAAGAAACAGAAGCTAAAATTCAAGAAGTTGAAGGAAGTGAAAGGAAATTAATTGCGGAAATTAAAGAAATTGAAATGAATATTCTGAAAAGTAAAAATGAATATGAAAAAATCATAGAAAAAATTACACGAAATGAGAGTGAATTGGAATTTAAAACTTCTGAATTTAAGGAACTTGAAAATGATGAAATTTTTAATGATGAAGAATATTTTGAGATTATTAGTGAAGAAGAGCTTGCAGCAACGAAAAGAAAATTATCTTTAAATGAGAGAAATCGTATAAATATTGGACCTGTAAATATGGCTTCAATAGAAGAATATGAGCATGAAAATGAGCGGTATCAGAATATTGTGGCACAGAAGAGGGATTTGTTTGAGAGCAGAGAATCGTTACTTGGATTTATTAGAGAAATTGAAGAGGAAGTTACGAGCAAGTTTTTTATGGCTTATGAACAAATAAATAAAAATTTTCAATATATGTGTGAAACGATTTTAAATGGTGCCAAAGGAATAATTAAAATGACAGATCCTGAAAATGTGCTTACGACTGGATTAGAATTAAGTGTAAAATATAAAAATAAACCTGAACAGACTTTACTTTTACTTTCAGGTGGGGAAAAATCAATGCTTGCAGTCTCGTTTATAATGGCGATTTTTATGTTTAGGCCAAGTCCGTTTACATTTTTTGATGAAATTGAGGCGGCACTTGATGAAAAAAACACTAAAAAAATTATTGAATTGCTGCATCAGTTTATTAATAAATCGCAATTTATTCTTATAACTCATAATAAGGAGACGATGAAGGGGTCACATCGGCTTTATGGAGTTACGATGAATAAAGAGATTGGGGAGACTAAAATTGTTTCGGTGGATGTGTAA